A stretch of DNA from Scomber scombrus chromosome 9, fScoSco1.1, whole genome shotgun sequence:
GCGCCCAAGCTGAGGCTTGGTCAAACAGGAGGCTCATGATAAAGGATATCTTTGCCTGATCTGTGGCGTATGTGCCCGGCTGTTGTGGAATACTAGTGAACACTGGTGCAGAAACTGAGAACAAGTCCCTAAGTGACCGGAATACCTGGCAGGTGTGGGGATGAAGGGTTCTCGGGGTGCGACCATCGGAGCCACGGCAGGTGGGTCCGATTAGCCAGTTTCCATAATATTAGCCAGTTTCCATAATATTCAAGATGGCTGATATGtctttgtctgtcagtgtgGCAAATGGCTGGATGCAGTTTTTTAATTGTATATAAATCAAACAGATCAATAAATCATCTTTTACTGAATACTACATTGTTACAGAATTCTACATCAAGCCAGGAGACACAGGCCTCTATATTTACAGATATGTGTAATGTTCAAATGTAAAGactattttaaaatcaatatttagcCAGTGAAAAGTTTATTATAAGTGTTATCTTCTGTTTGTTGAGTCATCTGACTTTCACTAAAAGACTGCAGTGATGTACAGAAGGAGAAAATTATACGTTTTGATCAAATTCAATCTAACCCTATCCTTGGAAGTGTTGCTGTCATGTTTCAGCACACAACTACTGAATCAACAGAAGACATCACTGTCATGTTTACATGCTAATAAAAAGgcaatattgtcatttttatatgaatCCTATCATTCTAAATTGCCTAGCTTGCACATAGAGATAGGAATATTTTCTGCAGAGACTGAAATTAGCATCCAGTGCTAATACTCAGTGGCAGGAACCAAAATCTCAACCATTAAACATAATCTTGGGTTTTGAAGAATTTGTTAACATCAAGGTTTTGTTTGGAAAGACATCTGAACATCTTTTGGTTGTGCTGGAAATAGACAATCAATCATGATGAAGTAGCACCTAATTTCTCAGGGATTCTGGGAAACAAGCTACTAGCCAATAAATATGGTAGTAATGACAATAACACTCGAAAATGTGATGTTCCACTAATGAGAATCtgatatatttacatacattcTCCAATCTTGATAGATGATCCTATTGTgatgattttgtttgtgttctaAACAGCTTGACCATAACTATCAGCTGAAAAGTCCAAATATTGTAAATTTTATGAAGATGATTGTTTGAGATTATTGAAGTTCACATTAAGATGAATGAATTGAATGAAATCATCTCTTGTGTTTACTCTCAGTGCCAATAATAGAAACCCACCATGATACCTGAAACAAAAGTTTGCTGTTAGTGTTGTTGTATAGGTTGGAAAGATGGTTGGTATTATTTCCGCTGTGGTAGTACACTGAACTGACTACATAACGAGTAGCCAATCAGATTATTCTGAAGTTGTTCCCTCCCATTTCATATGGTTATATTAAGGCGGTTCATCTGCTGATACTGTTTAATTTAACTGATGTCTTGCATGAATTAACAAGAAAATGCTGTTTGGATTTTTCATCCTGCTCATCTTCAGAGTTGCACGTAAGTATTTAAAATCAGCTCGACTCGTGATaaattatattgttataattattatattaagtaTATCTTTATCTTCAGTAGCAATTTAGCAGAAAgcatacattattttttatcgtttattattgttttatgtttattttaatcttttttttcaggaTGTGCAGACGATAAGATTTTTGTGACAGAGACTGTTGGTGTTGGAGATGATGTGACTCTGACATGTACCCGCCCGACTAAAACAACCACCTTATTCTGGATCAGGCTTGTTGCTGGAAACTTGCCTGAATTCTTGGGAGGAACATATAGTTTTGCTCACGATGGTGTTAATAAGACTCCTCGCATTACAACTAAACAAGAGCCTGGGACATTTGTCCTGCATATTAATAAAGCTGAGCTAAGCGATACTGGACTTTACTACTGTATAAATGTAGCTGAACTTAACATGACATTATTGAAAGGAACATTTCTGAGGATTGAAGGTAAATAAAAGTCAGCAAGCAAACATTTCACATTCCCTTAATGTTATCATCATGCTTACATCAAACCTTTTATACAGAAGATTATGATGTGTAATTTTGCTACGAGTTCATGTTTCcatcatttagtgtttttgtatatGAAGGAATGTCTAAATTATTGTGGCAATAactattttcattcattcaagtgtgtaaaataagtttaatatttgtgttttcaatCCCCCAGGACCAGAACCTGATATCATTGCTGTCACTGAAGACTTTCCATCTGATCCAGTCCGTCGAGGAGACTCTGTGACTCTCCAGTGTTCAGTCCTCTCTAACTCTGAGAGTAAAACATGTCCAGAAGAACACAAAGTGTTCTGGTTCAGAGCTGGATCAGATGAGTCTCATCCTAGTTTTATTTTTGCTCATGGAAATAGAAGTGATGAATGTGAAAAGAGTCCTGAGGCTCGTTCTGCACAGAAATGTGTCTACAGCTTCTCTAAAAGcgtcagctcctctgatgctgGAACCTATTACTGTGCTGTGGCCACATGTGGGGAAATATTATTTGGAAATGGAATACAAATGGACATTGAAGGTAAATGTACTATAATAACATATAATGGGGAAATTAtcacatttgtgtttaattGAGAATCTGGTCAAATGCAAACATGTGTTATTACagacactgcagctcccaatgcaggtatttaTTTGGATATCACCTGCATGACATTTCAAGTATAATTTctcttgttttcatttgtatttttggtccagcacctgctttaTTCGTCTTTCTGGATGTTCACATCCACCACAAACTTTTTTACCATAAAATCTCATCAAATATCATTACTCTTTTACTAAtcattaacttttattatttcctcattttcatgtttcttaAGCAGTCAACATGTGGGATTTGCAGAAGGCCAACACAGTTCTGCTTCTGTTGTGTGCAGCTTTGGCTGCAAGTCTGCTTGTCATTGCCCTCCTGATTTATTCCAACAAGAAAAAATTGTGTGATTGTTGCAACGGTAATAAATCTTACAGATTTTTAATATTTGGCAAAAGTTAACTTCATGAGATTTACATAACTGCTTTGTTTTAACCTTCTtctactgtttaaaaaaaaaacagctctgcaAACAAATGTTTCCACAGCCAGTAATGATCAGCAACGTCAGCAGGTAAGATACTGTATATGAGAAGTTAGCGTTATtagcctgtttttttctctacatgGGGAAATATTTACATCTCATAacaattttacttttatttcctcAGAGAAATGAAGACTCTGTGGTTTATTCTGCACCAAAATTTACCAACAGGAAAGTTGGCAAAGCGGGGAGAAGGAATGTAAGCCCATCGGAGGGAGAGACGATCTACAACGATGTCAGAGCTTTTGTGGCAGATTGACAATCCAAACACAGGATTTGCTATATAATGATGCCAATATAATATAGGAGTGTGTATTGCTAAAGCAAAACTTTAATTTCACATCTGATTATCATGGATAATCTTAAAGATgtatcattttaacatgacattttatttcaaactgcTTCAATCATTGtatgaattgtattttttaaaatcatgttacTTGACGTGAcatgatgcaaaaaaaatgcatatgtGCATGCGCATGTATTTTGGTGATACCTTA
This window harbors:
- the LOC133986396 gene encoding uncharacterized protein LOC133986396, with protein sequence MKGSRGATIGATAGCADDKIFVTETVGVGDDVTLTCTRPTKTTTLFWIRLVAGNLPEFLGGTYSFAHDGVNKTPRITTKQEPGTFVLHINKAELSDTGLYYCINVAELNMTLLKGTFLRIEGPEPDIIAVTEDFPSDPVRRGDSVTLQCSVLSNSESKTCPEEHKVFWFRAGSDESHPSFIFAHGNRSDECEKSPEARSAQKCVYSFSKSVSSSDAGTYYCAVATCGEILFGNGIQMDIEVNMWDLQKANTVLLLLCAALAASLLVIALLIYSNKKKLCDCCNASNDQQRQQRNEDSVVYSAPKFTNRKVGKAGRRNVSPSEGETIYNDVRAFVAD